In one window of Desulfonatronospira thiodismutans ASO3-1 DNA:
- the trmFO gene encoding methylenetetrahydrofolate--tRNA-(uracil(54)-C(5))-methyltransferase (FADH(2)-oxidizing) TrmFO, producing the protein MNQSIAIIGGGLAGCEAALQLARQGVWVTIFEMKPQKYSPAHESQSLGELVCSNSFRSMEPVTGVGLLQQEMHRLGSLVMEAALMHRVPAGKALAVDRDRFAQHLTSRVEEHEFIRVHRREIQDLDDPELQGFDAVILSAGPLISDPLAQSLFRVIGAQDLYFYDAIAPIVSAESIDYDKAFWGSRYRPEDDDYLNCPMSEEEYYRFYHELVGAEKVPARDFEEEKHFQGCMPIEAMAEKGELTMAFGPLKPVGLVNPRTGEQPFAVVQLRAENLEKTAFNLVGFQTRLKLGEQKRVFSMIPGLENAEFLRLGSMHRNTFVNAPQVLTRNLELKARPGVYLAGQISGVEGYLESAACGLWLGLRLGLEARGIDPPAPPRDTALGALMNHLQSDARYFQPSNIHFGLFPPLKARAKKARRKELHAQRAQESFDKWLSRLGAIQ; encoded by the coding sequence ATGAATCAAAGCATTGCCATAATCGGTGGGGGGCTGGCCGGATGTGAGGCTGCTCTGCAGCTGGCCCGTCAGGGGGTATGGGTGACCATCTTCGAGATGAAGCCGCAAAAGTATTCCCCGGCCCACGAAAGCCAGAGCCTGGGCGAGCTGGTCTGTTCCAATTCATTTCGCTCCATGGAGCCAGTGACCGGAGTGGGGCTTTTGCAGCAGGAGATGCACAGGCTGGGCAGCTTAGTCATGGAAGCGGCTCTCATGCACCGGGTGCCTGCAGGCAAGGCCCTGGCCGTGGACCGGGACAGATTTGCACAGCACTTGACCAGCAGGGTGGAGGAGCATGAGTTTATCCGGGTGCATAGACGGGAAATCCAGGACCTGGACGACCCGGAGCTCCAGGGATTTGATGCAGTGATTCTCTCAGCCGGTCCGCTTATAAGCGATCCTCTGGCCCAGAGTCTGTTCCGGGTTATCGGGGCCCAGGACCTGTATTTTTATGACGCCATAGCCCCCATAGTCAGCGCGGAATCCATTGATTACGACAAAGCTTTCTGGGGCTCCAGGTACCGGCCTGAAGACGACGATTATCTCAACTGCCCCATGAGTGAAGAGGAGTATTACCGGTTTTACCATGAACTTGTTGGTGCGGAAAAAGTCCCGGCCCGGGATTTTGAAGAGGAGAAGCATTTCCAGGGGTGCATGCCCATCGAGGCCATGGCTGAAAAGGGCGAGTTGACCATGGCCTTTGGTCCGCTGAAGCCCGTGGGCCTGGTGAATCCAAGAACTGGGGAGCAGCCATTTGCCGTGGTGCAGTTGCGGGCGGAAAACTTAGAGAAGACCGCCTTCAATCTGGTGGGATTTCAGACCAGGCTGAAGCTTGGGGAGCAAAAAAGGGTCTTTAGCATGATACCCGGTCTGGAAAATGCCGAGTTTCTGCGCCTGGGCAGCATGCACAGAAATACTTTTGTCAATGCTCCCCAGGTATTGACCCGGAATCTGGAACTTAAGGCCAGACCCGGAGTTTACCTGGCCGGGCAAATAAGCGGGGTGGAAGGATACCTGGAATCAGCCGCCTGCGGACTATGGCTGGGTCTGCGTCTGGGGCTTGAAGCAAGAGGGATCGATCCACCCGCCCCACCCAGGGACACAGCCCTGGGTGCACTCATGAATCATCTGCAAAGCGATGCCAGGTATTTTCAGCCCAGCAATATTCATTTCGG
- a CDS encoding putative sulfate/molybdate transporter, protein MGVPYKFNRQELAGSLGDLGVVLPLGIAMILVNGLNPLGLFFSVGLFYLLSGMYYRIPVPVEPMKVIGAYAVATGITASEIMASSLLIGVLLLVIALTGAMTLIGKYTPKEVVRGVQLSTGLLLMAEGVRFMIGTSTFQKLQEAAEPYLVIQDIGPVPFGLVLGLVGGVVTLLLLDNKKLPAALVVVLGGMLVGLLLGTREGLSQVSPGFNLPEFMPFGFPSGVDFSFALLVLVLPQLPMTLGNAVIANVDLSRQYFGEAAHRATYKANCITMALANFFSFFVGGMPLCHGAGGLAAHYRFGARTPGSNVIIGAIFIFLAVLLGVNILGILYLIPMAVLGVLLVFAGSQLALTIMDLKERKEFFVVFTIVGITLATNLAAGFIVGIIVAYILKSEKLSI, encoded by the coding sequence ATGGGCGTGCCATACAAATTCAACCGTCAGGAACTGGCCGGCTCTCTTGGAGATCTGGGCGTGGTTCTCCCCCTGGGCATAGCCATGATCCTGGTCAACGGCCTGAACCCCCTGGGGCTTTTTTTCTCGGTGGGACTGTTCTACCTGCTGTCCGGGATGTACTACCGTATTCCCGTGCCTGTAGAACCCATGAAGGTCATTGGCGCTTATGCCGTGGCCACGGGCATTACAGCCTCGGAAATCATGGCCTCTTCTCTGCTTATCGGAGTGCTTCTGCTGGTTATTGCCCTTACCGGAGCCATGACTCTGATAGGCAAGTATACTCCCAAGGAGGTCGTCCGGGGAGTGCAGCTTTCCACAGGCCTGCTGCTCATGGCCGAGGGGGTGCGCTTCATGATCGGCACTTCCACTTTTCAGAAGCTTCAGGAAGCAGCCGAGCCCTATCTGGTAATCCAGGACATAGGTCCCGTGCCTTTTGGTCTGGTCCTGGGCCTGGTGGGCGGGGTAGTCACCCTGCTTCTTCTGGACAACAAAAAACTCCCCGCAGCCCTGGTGGTGGTCCTGGGGGGCATGCTGGTGGGTCTTTTGCTGGGCACCCGGGAGGGGCTGTCCCAGGTGTCGCCAGGTTTCAATCTGCCGGAGTTCATGCCTTTCGGGTTTCCTTCGGGTGTGGACTTCTCCTTTGCCCTGCTGGTGCTGGTCCTGCCGCAGCTGCCCATGACCCTGGGCAATGCGGTCATCGCCAACGTGGATCTATCCAGGCAGTATTTCGGAGAGGCCGCCCACAGGGCTACCTATAAGGCCAACTGCATCACCATGGCCCTAGCCAATTTCTTTTCCTTTTTCGTGGGGGGTATGCCTCTTTGTCACGGGGCCGGGGGACTGGCCGCCCATTACCGCTTTGGAGCCAGGACCCCGGGCTCCAACGTGATCATTGGGGCCATATTCATTTTCCTGGCTGTGTTGCTCGGGGTGAACATCCTGGGCATTCTCTATCTCATCCCCATGGCCGTGCTGGGAGTGCTGCTTGTTTTTGCAGGCAGTCAACTGGCCCTGACCATAATGGATTTAAAGGAGCGCAAGGAATTTTTCGTGGTCTTCACCATTGTGGGCATCACCCTGGCCACCAATCTGGCAGCCGGGTTTATTGTGGGTATAATCGTGGCCTATATCCTCAAATCTGAAAAACTTTCCATATGA